A genome region from Populus alba chromosome 5, ASM523922v2, whole genome shotgun sequence includes the following:
- the LOC118030664 gene encoding protein kinase STUNTED isoform X2: MGTDKTVLGGCGDDGGGDEGVVLVVGVKLDGQSRELLTWSLVKMAQPGDRVIALHVLDSGTGNGNSECVAGTGSVLSLVKTFDSLLAVYEGFCNLKQVDLKLKVCRGESVRKILVKEAKASNVAKLIVGTSNTRQKLNSSTSTAKYCAKKLSKGCSVYAVRSGKILFQREATVASNDPLQEKLNQESRNYSQKSQNKNSPNRTPPLLLPDDSGTHVLEESCWDGNDDNSWALVPIQTSKAPSDSESNVSEALESKQGWSFLRRVLFPKQQHSERAHVKRLSVVKWVFRIPTRNSSSVVHPDQKQNISLADADQNSNLEVENYAIVPMGPEVAWTPISPCHDLDGIPEELKNLRERYSSSCRLFSYEELAMATSNFIPENMIGKGGSSHVYKGCLPDGKELAVKILKPSEDVLKEFIAEIEIITTLHHKNIISLFGFCFEQNKLLLVYDLLSRGSLEENLHGNRKDGNSLGWQERYKVAVGVAEALDYLHNCCDQPVIHKDVKSSNILLSDDFEPQLSDFGLACWASTSCHTTCTDVAGTFGYLAPEYFMHGKVSDKVDVFAFGVVLLELLSGRKPINSEHPKGQESLVMWAKPLLEGGKVSQLLPHLGSEHDDDHIERMVLAATLCLRRSPKWRPQMSLVLKLLQGDEEVKNWARHQVCASEEHDAMDGETFPSNIQSHLNLALLDLEDDSLSISSTEQGVSIEDYLQGRWSRTSSFH, from the exons ATGGGCACTGACAAAACTGTCCTCGGTGGATGTGGAGACGACGGTGGTGGTGATGAAGGTGTAGTGTTGGTGGTGGGAGTGAAACTTGATGGACAAAGTAGAGAACTTTTGACATGGTCACTTGTGAAAATGGCACAGCCTGGTGACCGTGTAATTGCGCTTCATGTTCTTGATTCTGGAACTGGTAATGGTAACAGTG AATGTGTGGCAGGGACTGGATCAGTTTTGTCATTAGTGAAGACATTTGATTCATTGTTGGCTGTCTATGAAGGTTTTTGCAACTTAAAGCAG GTAGATTTGAAGCTAAAAGTGTGTAGAGGTGAATCGGTGAGGAAAATTCTGGTAAAGGAAGCAAAAGCAAGTAATGTTGCTAAGCTGATTGTGGGAACTTCCAATACACGTCAGAAGCTCAACTCTTCAACCTCAACAGCAAAGTATTGTGCTAAAAAATTGTCGAAAGGTTGTTCTGTCTACGCAGTTAGGAGTGGCAAAATTTTGTTCCAGAGAGAAGCAACAGTTGCAAGTAATGATCCTTTACAAG AGAAATTGAACCAAGAAAGTCGAAATTACTCACAAAAATCTCAGAATAAGAATTCTCCAAATCGTACTCCGCCATTGCTATTGCCGGATGATTCTGGAACACACGTATTGGAGGAGTCATGTTGGGATGGCAATGATGATAACTCATGGGCTTTGGTACCAATTCAAACGAGTAAGGCACCGTCGGATTCAGAGTCCAATGTGAGTGAAGCATTGGAGTCAAAACAGGGTTGGTCATTTCTTCGCCGGGTACTTTTCCCTAAGCAGCAGCACTCGGAGAGAGCTCATGTGAAAAGGCTGTCTGTGGTTAAATGGGTATTTAGGATACCCACCCGAAACTCTTCATCTGTGGTACATCCAGATCAAAAACAGAATATTTCACTAGCAGATGCAGATCAGAACTCCAATTTAGAAGTCGAGAATTATGCAATCGTGCCAATGGGGCCTGAGGTTGCTTGGACTCCCATTTCACCATGCCATGACTTGGATGGCATCCCGGAAGAGTTGAAAAATCTACGCGAGAGATACTCATCATCATGTAGATTATTCAGCTATGAGGAACTTGCAATGGCCACCTCAAACTTCATTCCTG agaatatgataggcaaggGTGGTAGCAGTCATGTTTACAAAGGTTGCCTTCCTGATGGAAAGGAATTGGCAGTGAAAATCTTAAAGCCATCTGAAGATGTATTGAAAGAGTTTATTGCGGAAATTGAGATAATTACAACTTTACATCACAAGAACATAATCTCTCTATTTGGATTCTGTTTTGAGCAAAACAAATTACTCCTGGTTTATGACCTTTTATCTAGAGGAAGCCTGGAAGAGAATCTACATG GTAATAGGAAAGATGGGAACTCACTTGGTTGGCAAGAGAGATACAAGGTGGCTGTGGGTGTAGCAGAGGCACTTGATTACTTGCATAATTGCTGTGATCAGCCTGTGATCCACAAGGATGTAAAATCTTCAAACATACTTTTATCAGATGATTTTGAGCCACAG CTGTCAGATTTTGGACTGGCTTGCTGGGCTTCTACTTCTTGCCATACAACATGCACTGATGTTGCAGGAACCTTTGG TTACTTGGCTCCAGAGTATTTCATGCATGGCAAAGTAAGTGATAAAGTTGATGTATTTGCATTTGGAGTTGTGCTCCTCGAGCTTCTCTCCGGTAGAAAGCCAATTAACAGTGAACATCCAAAAGGCCAGGAGAGCCTTGTCATGTGG GCGAAGCCGCTTCTTGAGGGTGGTAAAGTTTCCCAATTGCTTCCGCATCTAGGTAGTGAACATGATGATGATCACATCGAAAGAATGGTATTAGCTGCAACACTTTGCCTCAGACGTTCACCTAAATGGAGACCACAAATGAGCCTT GTTCTGAAGCTCCTCCAAGGGGATGAGGAAGTCAAGAACTGGGCAAGGCATCAAGTTTGTGCATCAGAAGAACATGATGCCATGGACGGGGAAACATTTCCTAGCAACATCCAATCCCATCTTAATCTTGCATTACTAGATTTAGAGGATGATTCCCTTTCTATTAGCAGCACCGAGCAAGGTGTCTCAATAGAAGATTACTTGCAAGGGAGATGGAGCCGCACATCAAGCTTCCACTAG
- the LOC118030664 gene encoding protein kinase STUNTED isoform X3, which produces MGTDKTVLGGCGDDGGGDEGVVLVVGVKLDGQSRELLTWSLVKMAQPGDRVIALHVLDSGTGNGNSGKECVAGTGSVLSLVKTFDSLLAVYEGFCNLKQVDLKLKVCRGESVRKILVKEAKASNVAKLIVGTSNTRQKLNSSTSTAKYCAKKLSKGCSVYAVRSGKILFQREATVAKKLNQESRNYSQKSQNKNSPNRTPPLLLPDDSGTHVLEESCWDGNDDNSWALVPIQTSKAPSDSESNVSEALESKQGWSFLRRVLFPKQQHSERAHVKRLSVVKWVFRIPTRNSSSVVHPDQKQNISLADADQNSNLEVENYAIVPMGPEVAWTPISPCHDLDGIPEELKNLRERYSSSCRLFSYEELAMATSNFIPENMIGKGGSSHVYKGCLPDGKELAVKILKPSEDVLKEFIAEIEIITTLHHKNIISLFGFCFEQNKLLLVYDLLSRGSLEENLHGNRKDGNSLGWQERYKVAVGVAEALDYLHNCCDQPVIHKDVKSSNILLSDDFEPQLSDFGLACWASTSCHTTCTDVAGTFGYLAPEYFMHGKVSDKVDVFAFGVVLLELLSGRKPINSEHPKGQESLVMWAKPLLEGGKVSQLLPHLGSEHDDDHIERMVLAATLCLRRSPKWRPQMSLVLKLLQGDEEVKNWARHQVCASEEHDAMDGETFPSNIQSHLNLALLDLEDDSLSISSTEQGVSIEDYLQGRWSRTSSFH; this is translated from the exons ATGGGCACTGACAAAACTGTCCTCGGTGGATGTGGAGACGACGGTGGTGGTGATGAAGGTGTAGTGTTGGTGGTGGGAGTGAAACTTGATGGACAAAGTAGAGAACTTTTGACATGGTCACTTGTGAAAATGGCACAGCCTGGTGACCGTGTAATTGCGCTTCATGTTCTTGATTCTGGAACTGGTAATGGTAACAGTGGTAAAG AATGTGTGGCAGGGACTGGATCAGTTTTGTCATTAGTGAAGACATTTGATTCATTGTTGGCTGTCTATGAAGGTTTTTGCAACTTAAAGCAG GTAGATTTGAAGCTAAAAGTGTGTAGAGGTGAATCGGTGAGGAAAATTCTGGTAAAGGAAGCAAAAGCAAGTAATGTTGCTAAGCTGATTGTGGGAACTTCCAATACACGTCAGAAGCTCAACTCTTCAACCTCAACAGCAAAGTATTGTGCTAAAAAATTGTCGAAAGGTTGTTCTGTCTACGCAGTTAGGAGTGGCAAAATTTTGTTCCAGAGAGAAGCAACAGTTGCAA AGAAATTGAACCAAGAAAGTCGAAATTACTCACAAAAATCTCAGAATAAGAATTCTCCAAATCGTACTCCGCCATTGCTATTGCCGGATGATTCTGGAACACACGTATTGGAGGAGTCATGTTGGGATGGCAATGATGATAACTCATGGGCTTTGGTACCAATTCAAACGAGTAAGGCACCGTCGGATTCAGAGTCCAATGTGAGTGAAGCATTGGAGTCAAAACAGGGTTGGTCATTTCTTCGCCGGGTACTTTTCCCTAAGCAGCAGCACTCGGAGAGAGCTCATGTGAAAAGGCTGTCTGTGGTTAAATGGGTATTTAGGATACCCACCCGAAACTCTTCATCTGTGGTACATCCAGATCAAAAACAGAATATTTCACTAGCAGATGCAGATCAGAACTCCAATTTAGAAGTCGAGAATTATGCAATCGTGCCAATGGGGCCTGAGGTTGCTTGGACTCCCATTTCACCATGCCATGACTTGGATGGCATCCCGGAAGAGTTGAAAAATCTACGCGAGAGATACTCATCATCATGTAGATTATTCAGCTATGAGGAACTTGCAATGGCCACCTCAAACTTCATTCCTG agaatatgataggcaaggGTGGTAGCAGTCATGTTTACAAAGGTTGCCTTCCTGATGGAAAGGAATTGGCAGTGAAAATCTTAAAGCCATCTGAAGATGTATTGAAAGAGTTTATTGCGGAAATTGAGATAATTACAACTTTACATCACAAGAACATAATCTCTCTATTTGGATTCTGTTTTGAGCAAAACAAATTACTCCTGGTTTATGACCTTTTATCTAGAGGAAGCCTGGAAGAGAATCTACATG GTAATAGGAAAGATGGGAACTCACTTGGTTGGCAAGAGAGATACAAGGTGGCTGTGGGTGTAGCAGAGGCACTTGATTACTTGCATAATTGCTGTGATCAGCCTGTGATCCACAAGGATGTAAAATCTTCAAACATACTTTTATCAGATGATTTTGAGCCACAG CTGTCAGATTTTGGACTGGCTTGCTGGGCTTCTACTTCTTGCCATACAACATGCACTGATGTTGCAGGAACCTTTGG TTACTTGGCTCCAGAGTATTTCATGCATGGCAAAGTAAGTGATAAAGTTGATGTATTTGCATTTGGAGTTGTGCTCCTCGAGCTTCTCTCCGGTAGAAAGCCAATTAACAGTGAACATCCAAAAGGCCAGGAGAGCCTTGTCATGTGG GCGAAGCCGCTTCTTGAGGGTGGTAAAGTTTCCCAATTGCTTCCGCATCTAGGTAGTGAACATGATGATGATCACATCGAAAGAATGGTATTAGCTGCAACACTTTGCCTCAGACGTTCACCTAAATGGAGACCACAAATGAGCCTT GTTCTGAAGCTCCTCCAAGGGGATGAGGAAGTCAAGAACTGGGCAAGGCATCAAGTTTGTGCATCAGAAGAACATGATGCCATGGACGGGGAAACATTTCCTAGCAACATCCAATCCCATCTTAATCTTGCATTACTAGATTTAGAGGATGATTCCCTTTCTATTAGCAGCACCGAGCAAGGTGTCTCAATAGAAGATTACTTGCAAGGGAGATGGAGCCGCACATCAAGCTTCCACTAG
- the LOC118030664 gene encoding protein kinase STUNTED isoform X1, translated as MGTDKTVLGGCGDDGGGDEGVVLVVGVKLDGQSRELLTWSLVKMAQPGDRVIALHVLDSGTGNGNSGKECVAGTGSVLSLVKTFDSLLAVYEGFCNLKQVDLKLKVCRGESVRKILVKEAKASNVAKLIVGTSNTRQKLNSSTSTAKYCAKKLSKGCSVYAVRSGKILFQREATVASNDPLQEKLNQESRNYSQKSQNKNSPNRTPPLLLPDDSGTHVLEESCWDGNDDNSWALVPIQTSKAPSDSESNVSEALESKQGWSFLRRVLFPKQQHSERAHVKRLSVVKWVFRIPTRNSSSVVHPDQKQNISLADADQNSNLEVENYAIVPMGPEVAWTPISPCHDLDGIPEELKNLRERYSSSCRLFSYEELAMATSNFIPENMIGKGGSSHVYKGCLPDGKELAVKILKPSEDVLKEFIAEIEIITTLHHKNIISLFGFCFEQNKLLLVYDLLSRGSLEENLHGNRKDGNSLGWQERYKVAVGVAEALDYLHNCCDQPVIHKDVKSSNILLSDDFEPQLSDFGLACWASTSCHTTCTDVAGTFGYLAPEYFMHGKVSDKVDVFAFGVVLLELLSGRKPINSEHPKGQESLVMWAKPLLEGGKVSQLLPHLGSEHDDDHIERMVLAATLCLRRSPKWRPQMSLVLKLLQGDEEVKNWARHQVCASEEHDAMDGETFPSNIQSHLNLALLDLEDDSLSISSTEQGVSIEDYLQGRWSRTSSFH; from the exons ATGGGCACTGACAAAACTGTCCTCGGTGGATGTGGAGACGACGGTGGTGGTGATGAAGGTGTAGTGTTGGTGGTGGGAGTGAAACTTGATGGACAAAGTAGAGAACTTTTGACATGGTCACTTGTGAAAATGGCACAGCCTGGTGACCGTGTAATTGCGCTTCATGTTCTTGATTCTGGAACTGGTAATGGTAACAGTGGTAAAG AATGTGTGGCAGGGACTGGATCAGTTTTGTCATTAGTGAAGACATTTGATTCATTGTTGGCTGTCTATGAAGGTTTTTGCAACTTAAAGCAG GTAGATTTGAAGCTAAAAGTGTGTAGAGGTGAATCGGTGAGGAAAATTCTGGTAAAGGAAGCAAAAGCAAGTAATGTTGCTAAGCTGATTGTGGGAACTTCCAATACACGTCAGAAGCTCAACTCTTCAACCTCAACAGCAAAGTATTGTGCTAAAAAATTGTCGAAAGGTTGTTCTGTCTACGCAGTTAGGAGTGGCAAAATTTTGTTCCAGAGAGAAGCAACAGTTGCAAGTAATGATCCTTTACAAG AGAAATTGAACCAAGAAAGTCGAAATTACTCACAAAAATCTCAGAATAAGAATTCTCCAAATCGTACTCCGCCATTGCTATTGCCGGATGATTCTGGAACACACGTATTGGAGGAGTCATGTTGGGATGGCAATGATGATAACTCATGGGCTTTGGTACCAATTCAAACGAGTAAGGCACCGTCGGATTCAGAGTCCAATGTGAGTGAAGCATTGGAGTCAAAACAGGGTTGGTCATTTCTTCGCCGGGTACTTTTCCCTAAGCAGCAGCACTCGGAGAGAGCTCATGTGAAAAGGCTGTCTGTGGTTAAATGGGTATTTAGGATACCCACCCGAAACTCTTCATCTGTGGTACATCCAGATCAAAAACAGAATATTTCACTAGCAGATGCAGATCAGAACTCCAATTTAGAAGTCGAGAATTATGCAATCGTGCCAATGGGGCCTGAGGTTGCTTGGACTCCCATTTCACCATGCCATGACTTGGATGGCATCCCGGAAGAGTTGAAAAATCTACGCGAGAGATACTCATCATCATGTAGATTATTCAGCTATGAGGAACTTGCAATGGCCACCTCAAACTTCATTCCTG agaatatgataggcaaggGTGGTAGCAGTCATGTTTACAAAGGTTGCCTTCCTGATGGAAAGGAATTGGCAGTGAAAATCTTAAAGCCATCTGAAGATGTATTGAAAGAGTTTATTGCGGAAATTGAGATAATTACAACTTTACATCACAAGAACATAATCTCTCTATTTGGATTCTGTTTTGAGCAAAACAAATTACTCCTGGTTTATGACCTTTTATCTAGAGGAAGCCTGGAAGAGAATCTACATG GTAATAGGAAAGATGGGAACTCACTTGGTTGGCAAGAGAGATACAAGGTGGCTGTGGGTGTAGCAGAGGCACTTGATTACTTGCATAATTGCTGTGATCAGCCTGTGATCCACAAGGATGTAAAATCTTCAAACATACTTTTATCAGATGATTTTGAGCCACAG CTGTCAGATTTTGGACTGGCTTGCTGGGCTTCTACTTCTTGCCATACAACATGCACTGATGTTGCAGGAACCTTTGG TTACTTGGCTCCAGAGTATTTCATGCATGGCAAAGTAAGTGATAAAGTTGATGTATTTGCATTTGGAGTTGTGCTCCTCGAGCTTCTCTCCGGTAGAAAGCCAATTAACAGTGAACATCCAAAAGGCCAGGAGAGCCTTGTCATGTGG GCGAAGCCGCTTCTTGAGGGTGGTAAAGTTTCCCAATTGCTTCCGCATCTAGGTAGTGAACATGATGATGATCACATCGAAAGAATGGTATTAGCTGCAACACTTTGCCTCAGACGTTCACCTAAATGGAGACCACAAATGAGCCTT GTTCTGAAGCTCCTCCAAGGGGATGAGGAAGTCAAGAACTGGGCAAGGCATCAAGTTTGTGCATCAGAAGAACATGATGCCATGGACGGGGAAACATTTCCTAGCAACATCCAATCCCATCTTAATCTTGCATTACTAGATTTAGAGGATGATTCCCTTTCTATTAGCAGCACCGAGCAAGGTGTCTCAATAGAAGATTACTTGCAAGGGAGATGGAGCCGCACATCAAGCTTCCACTAG
- the LOC118030664 gene encoding protein kinase STUNTED isoform X4, with translation MGTDKTVLGGCGDDGGGDEGVVLVVGVKLDGQSRELLTWSLVKMAQPGDRVIALHVLDSGTECVAGTGSVLSLVKTFDSLLAVYEGFCNLKQVDLKLKVCRGESVRKILVKEAKASNVAKLIVGTSNTRQKLNSSTSTAKYCAKKLSKGCSVYAVRSGKILFQREATVASNDPLQEKLNQESRNYSQKSQNKNSPNRTPPLLLPDDSGTHVLEESCWDGNDDNSWALVPIQTSKAPSDSESNVSEALESKQGWSFLRRVLFPKQQHSERAHVKRLSVVKWVFRIPTRNSSSVVHPDQKQNISLADADQNSNLEVENYAIVPMGPEVAWTPISPCHDLDGIPEELKNLRERYSSSCRLFSYEELAMATSNFIPENMIGKGGSSHVYKGCLPDGKELAVKILKPSEDVLKEFIAEIEIITTLHHKNIISLFGFCFEQNKLLLVYDLLSRGSLEENLHGNRKDGNSLGWQERYKVAVGVAEALDYLHNCCDQPVIHKDVKSSNILLSDDFEPQLSDFGLACWASTSCHTTCTDVAGTFGYLAPEYFMHGKVSDKVDVFAFGVVLLELLSGRKPINSEHPKGQESLVMWAKPLLEGGKVSQLLPHLGSEHDDDHIERMVLAATLCLRRSPKWRPQMSLVLKLLQGDEEVKNWARHQVCASEEHDAMDGETFPSNIQSHLNLALLDLEDDSLSISSTEQGVSIEDYLQGRWSRTSSFH, from the exons ATGGGCACTGACAAAACTGTCCTCGGTGGATGTGGAGACGACGGTGGTGGTGATGAAGGTGTAGTGTTGGTGGTGGGAGTGAAACTTGATGGACAAAGTAGAGAACTTTTGACATGGTCACTTGTGAAAATGGCACAGCCTGGTGACCGTGTAATTGCGCTTCATGTTCTTGATTCTGGAACTG AATGTGTGGCAGGGACTGGATCAGTTTTGTCATTAGTGAAGACATTTGATTCATTGTTGGCTGTCTATGAAGGTTTTTGCAACTTAAAGCAG GTAGATTTGAAGCTAAAAGTGTGTAGAGGTGAATCGGTGAGGAAAATTCTGGTAAAGGAAGCAAAAGCAAGTAATGTTGCTAAGCTGATTGTGGGAACTTCCAATACACGTCAGAAGCTCAACTCTTCAACCTCAACAGCAAAGTATTGTGCTAAAAAATTGTCGAAAGGTTGTTCTGTCTACGCAGTTAGGAGTGGCAAAATTTTGTTCCAGAGAGAAGCAACAGTTGCAAGTAATGATCCTTTACAAG AGAAATTGAACCAAGAAAGTCGAAATTACTCACAAAAATCTCAGAATAAGAATTCTCCAAATCGTACTCCGCCATTGCTATTGCCGGATGATTCTGGAACACACGTATTGGAGGAGTCATGTTGGGATGGCAATGATGATAACTCATGGGCTTTGGTACCAATTCAAACGAGTAAGGCACCGTCGGATTCAGAGTCCAATGTGAGTGAAGCATTGGAGTCAAAACAGGGTTGGTCATTTCTTCGCCGGGTACTTTTCCCTAAGCAGCAGCACTCGGAGAGAGCTCATGTGAAAAGGCTGTCTGTGGTTAAATGGGTATTTAGGATACCCACCCGAAACTCTTCATCTGTGGTACATCCAGATCAAAAACAGAATATTTCACTAGCAGATGCAGATCAGAACTCCAATTTAGAAGTCGAGAATTATGCAATCGTGCCAATGGGGCCTGAGGTTGCTTGGACTCCCATTTCACCATGCCATGACTTGGATGGCATCCCGGAAGAGTTGAAAAATCTACGCGAGAGATACTCATCATCATGTAGATTATTCAGCTATGAGGAACTTGCAATGGCCACCTCAAACTTCATTCCTG agaatatgataggcaaggGTGGTAGCAGTCATGTTTACAAAGGTTGCCTTCCTGATGGAAAGGAATTGGCAGTGAAAATCTTAAAGCCATCTGAAGATGTATTGAAAGAGTTTATTGCGGAAATTGAGATAATTACAACTTTACATCACAAGAACATAATCTCTCTATTTGGATTCTGTTTTGAGCAAAACAAATTACTCCTGGTTTATGACCTTTTATCTAGAGGAAGCCTGGAAGAGAATCTACATG GTAATAGGAAAGATGGGAACTCACTTGGTTGGCAAGAGAGATACAAGGTGGCTGTGGGTGTAGCAGAGGCACTTGATTACTTGCATAATTGCTGTGATCAGCCTGTGATCCACAAGGATGTAAAATCTTCAAACATACTTTTATCAGATGATTTTGAGCCACAG CTGTCAGATTTTGGACTGGCTTGCTGGGCTTCTACTTCTTGCCATACAACATGCACTGATGTTGCAGGAACCTTTGG TTACTTGGCTCCAGAGTATTTCATGCATGGCAAAGTAAGTGATAAAGTTGATGTATTTGCATTTGGAGTTGTGCTCCTCGAGCTTCTCTCCGGTAGAAAGCCAATTAACAGTGAACATCCAAAAGGCCAGGAGAGCCTTGTCATGTGG GCGAAGCCGCTTCTTGAGGGTGGTAAAGTTTCCCAATTGCTTCCGCATCTAGGTAGTGAACATGATGATGATCACATCGAAAGAATGGTATTAGCTGCAACACTTTGCCTCAGACGTTCACCTAAATGGAGACCACAAATGAGCCTT GTTCTGAAGCTCCTCCAAGGGGATGAGGAAGTCAAGAACTGGGCAAGGCATCAAGTTTGTGCATCAGAAGAACATGATGCCATGGACGGGGAAACATTTCCTAGCAACATCCAATCCCATCTTAATCTTGCATTACTAGATTTAGAGGATGATTCCCTTTCTATTAGCAGCACCGAGCAAGGTGTCTCAATAGAAGATTACTTGCAAGGGAGATGGAGCCGCACATCAAGCTTCCACTAG